The window CACAAGTTCGGCCTCGAGTGAAGACTACACCTCTGCTTGCACAAACCTCCACaatctaaacccaaaaaacaaaaacaaaacaagaaaatattaataaatttgagGTACACATCTGACCAAACGAAGACAAATAAGAACCCAAAAACcgttaatttatttattacaaaacCAAAATACTGACTAACAAAGTATTGTGAAGCTCAGAAATGATTTTGCTGAGAAATCATAGTAATATGCAAAAATGGCTTATTGCTAAGGAGCTAAACTTCTTCATTtttaagaaaaccaaaatactGACAACCTTTTCTCCAATTTTTCACCCCAAATGAAACAAGAATCCTAAGAAaagtgtctaattttttttaactaaagtTACATTCTCCACTTCGTACACCACTAGTTACAAAGTACAATATGcaaatatgtgtttttttttctttctatttttaacTATAGTTCTATTCTATACAAAAACTGTGACAAGTTAGAACATaaactttgattattttttcaacaaataaggGTTAGGATATTGCAATCAATTTTGTTTGGGGTTTGGTGGTGTTGGaagaattatgaaaataaattataaacccACCAATTTCCTGCATGAGCCTTCTGTTTCCATCTTTCACAATAagctggaaaaagaaaatattgccAAATGAGACATGTGTGGaataagaaaatgagaaaagtaataaacagctttaagaaaaaaaaaaaaaaaaggaaagtaaaTGGATCTTTTGTATTACCTGGCTAGGAAGGGGTAGCTCTTCTTCAATCTTGATATCAGATGAAACCTACATGCATGAAGTTTTGAAGATCAAAGATAAGTATCAGTTAAAAACAACAACATGTAACAATATGATCATTTGTGAAGAACAAACAAGAAACCAGACTGCACCATTGTAAAGCAGAAGAGTAAAGCCCCCAAGAAAAAGAGCACACGTAATGCCATCATTCTAGTCTCTCTTGCAAGTACCAAAGGCTAGCTGAAAGTGTGTGTAGTTACTTATTGCTACTTGCTCAGAAAGCTGGCATTGCGTGTTCTTTATAGGCGATTCATCAGTGGCGATTTTACTAAAATGGTCAGAGTTCACacctttttgttttggtaaaatgctaGACCAAACAAAATTACATCATTTTGCATAATTTTACCGCAACTTTTTACGTAATTTTTGTCGCAACATATCGAGTTGTAAatgatgtaaaaaaattaagggttttATTAATGTGTGCTAggcacacaataatttttatttttgaaatttttttttttgagaattgaaaaaataatatttctaaaaatagataGTTTAATATGTGTCTTAAAGACACATATTAATTggactcaaaaataaaaaatgataaatttatgttagttgatatttttgtttatgcaCCAGTTCCgataaaaattgtgtaataTTTTGTGATCAATTTTCGTTTGTGGATTAGGATTAGGCCGACATATATATGTGGGGACTCCTCGAACTTTGGGCATTGCCAACTAGTTGAGTAGTTCTATCAAAGTATCAACCAGGGTAATTTATGTGTGAATAAATTTAAAGAGTCGGTAAACGTGGTGCTAATCAAGATTATCGGTGTTGCTGTGTTTGGGTTCAGATCCGCTGCCATCATGACGTGGTGGCGCTAAGTACTAACCAATGTTCTTTACATGCAAAGCGCACGTTTTATCTTCATAAAAGGTCATAAAATACACGTGACGAGTGAGAATGCAtcttgtttatactttatactaTTATTTTCCCTCTAGAATGTAGCATATTTTTGATAATTAGATTGTCATATATTatcagttttaaaaaataaaaaattggtctCTAGTATAGATTCATTGACCtcatatatatgtgtattaTGATGGTAATATCATAATATGCAATATTATGTGTATCATCAAAATCTTGATGAAATTATCACTCGAATTATTTACCATATAAAGTAATATGAGAACTCTTATCAACAAGCTACACTTCTACAGTGGTATATTAAGTTTTAATTGAGATATgattacaagactcttgacgAGTACatgatttattaatattataaatatgtttttgttatgatttatttagataaatgtaaattttaaaagtGTTACTGTTTTTTtagatagattttattttttaggccGAGTGAGTTGATGGATTAAAGTTATCAACACCAAAACATAATTGAGACTGTGCCCACCTGAATTTAATTGGCCACATTTTGGCACTCTCAAATGATTATTCGATTGGAAGTTTGACCAAATCTTGATCATATAATTGAAGCAACCAGAAGAGTTAAAATGGTAGTTATAGCTAGGGAAgaaaaatgggttttgattGCTAAATAGGCTTCATGCTTTTGAAATATGTCTATTCTCTTTGAAGATATAGTAGAGCTACTAAATTATACCGAGTTCTTTCGAATATATTATCTTAAACATCATGTGTTTTCTTTATTAGAGaatatttatactaattttaatggattatattcttatttttgctattaagctacttaccaaaaataaaaaatagtgctTGCAAGCAAAGCTTGATTTGCACAGGAGAAAGATTGAAagaacatagaaaataaaaaagtcataTTGGAGATTAGAAAAACACTTTTTCTAAAATTCACCAATCTTGTCAGCCCAAAATcctaatattttaagaaaaaaaatcttttgtggAATGCTCGGTTTATTGTATTAATCTAAGATTTCAAAATAGTGCCACTTGGAGTATGAGCTGCCAAGAACAAAGTATATAAATTAAAGGACAAGCAAAAAATAATTGTAGAGTTGTTGGTGAATtaattgtataatatataatcTCTAGGTTGTTcttgaataataaatattaaatagtactctaattatttattattttctggTCATGACCCATGAGACATCTTAACCTTATGGGAACGGCTCGTTGCCCTTGGACCTAGGGCCTTGGGCATACTCGTACACGAGTCAAAATGGTGCTTTTACTCCACACAGCTGGATGTTCATTACGTACTGTACAGCCTGTACTGCATACTAATACCTTAGaagacaagaaaataaaaaaaaatttggatacAACTTTGTCATGGCATTATATGAATTATAATGAAAGTAACAGATACCGATTAATCATTATATaagataattataaaaaaataagtggtaaAAAATGTAATCCTTCTATTATTCATGGAAAACTGATattaataatgttatttaagtgttatagaaatatgtatggataaaaaaatattgtaaaaaattgttatttaaacaatacaacTGAACAAACCCAAATAgtaaagttgttttcaaaaaagattaaaaaatatagaaaatgcTATATTCATATTAGTTTATGTAAacacttatttctattttagtatataaaaaaaaattatttctcgaAAAaagttgtttctcaaaaaaataaaaaataaatggcatCAGTGTAAACTTATATACGTACTACCACTGCCATTCCTATGCAAGTTGCATGAATGACACCAACAGTTTTAAAATCTGTACGTGTCGATTGTCATATCACAGTACTTATTACAATTTGCAGTAGTAAAAATGATAAAGTATTTACCAACTCTCACCGGCACCCCCCTACAGGTCACgacaaaaaaaagcaaaaaagcaaaagaatgaTATAAATGGATAAGCGAGCTGGCAGAGGTGAGTTGTCGTGACCCGTCAGGGTTTgttcactcactcactcactcactagGAATGGTATCTGTCCATACCGAGTTTGGCCTTGGGTTACTGTCAAGCATCCATTTTAAACGCATATCAGATCGAGTGATCAGCCTTACAGCTGGCCTTGCTACCTATATATGGGGACTAGCAAAATATTGGAGACCAGCTCATCATCTCTTTCTTCCAACCCAACTGGCCCccattctctcttctttcaaaaaccataataaaaatatatatgagagTTGGAATTGGATGGATTACTTGAGATATTTTTTTGGCTTCACTGTTTATTTTTGGTAAGAGCAAGATTCGGTTTTTCGGAATTTTGTGCGTCATATATATCTCCATTGGCTCTGCTAGTCCCCGTTGTTATTTAGTGGGATTCATGGCCCATGTCATGGGTCACTATTCTGCCCTATGCGTagttttttccattttgataaCCCTATCCCATACGTAGGAGTAATGGATTGCATGCAATGCATGCGCCATGGATAAATTTACATGTTCACGAACATTactttcatctttttcttttttttttttgtttatttaaatgaaaatatagtaGTACCttatcttagattttttttttattattattattattacacttttttttttggcttcaaTAAGGattttactgaaaaaaaaaaaaaaatttacacagcGCAATCCCTAAGAAAGCGTTAAAGACAGATTGGGACTTGGGAGTTGGGACTTGGGAGCATACACCAAAAGAAACAGTGCCCGTAGTAAGATTACAAGAGTGTCATTTCGCAAGGGCAAGAGCAAGAGCGGCAGCATTTAGCTTCTCTTCGAAcccaaagaaaacaaacagaaaaagaaaaggatagaGAGTACAAATGTCTTGCACAAGCTCTTCAATAATCCATGCTTGTGTGTTTTAATTGGTTTAATTAAATGGAGGATGCATTACTATGAGAATGTGTCCTCAATCATAGAGAAACaatttaaatattcaattataAGGTGGTTAAAACCCACCAATCAAATAAActttatataataaaacttgtaatacatttattattttccttaCAAAATAACGTACGTTGACCTCATCTCCTCCGAGAAGAATAATACTATTGACATATAAAATACCATAATTTTAAGCCATAACTCGCCACATGCATCTGTCGATATagactttttactttttatttttccttcaattctACTATTTTCAATTCTACGCTTTTCTTGTTCAGATGTGAATTGTGCTGCAACTCACCGGAATCTATTGGACATCTCCTGCGGGAGTGCCCCTTTGCCAGGAATGTTTGGGCTTTGTGTCGAGGAAAAATTCAGAAGTGCCTGAATTATGCAGGTGAGTTCTTCCTTCTATTTCGAATGCTGGAGGAAAAGCTTCCACAGTTGGAGCTTGAACGATGGGCAACAATATCATGGGCAACATGGAATGTTCGTAATAAGTTCTACTTTGACAAAGTCCAGCAGCtttcaaaaatgatttttgaggCGGCAAATGGATTTTTGAGCGAGTATCAAAGGTTATGCGTTACACAGAGGAGTAACTAGAGCAGTGCAAACCtaattgttttctcttttaattCTACTGATCTGCTGTTTAAAACTGTGGCAGACTTGTTGGATTATTGTCTGTACTCTGTTTTTaccttaataaaatttctatgttttacctccaaaaaaaaaaaaaaaaaaaaattaaagttatatAGAACCTGGTAAGAAATTTATAGTatcattgtttgtattttttaaaaatacgtgtaggtgaaaaagtttacgaaaatacatgtaatattgtttaaacattgaaaactattgtttaaaccACTGAAACAAACAGGCTCATAGTATCAATTTTGGGTGTATGGTGCAGCTTGCTGTGATTCTTTGAAGGATGTGAATTTGATGGACATTATGTACCTGTTTGGTTTTGGCATTTACTGCGTTTCAGCGTTTGCGTTTTGGGCATAAGACCCATGCTACAGTTGCACGCAGTAAACgcatccttcttcttcttttttagctGTTAACGTTGACTTTTCCTGTAAATAGTGCACTCGTGTACTGTTTATGGgtcccacaaacttcacttttcaacaattttttcattaaaaatgggtctcatggtattattcacacatttaaaaattattttgctacagtgttttcagtttcagtaaaaaaagctcaatccaaatagaccctatatatacatatatatatatatatatatacatattatcTTTTTATGATTCCAGAGTCGAAGGAGGGTGATTTAAACCGTAAcattgaaaattctaaaagataCCAATGAATTGAGCATTAAGACTCTTGGTAAATTTGATGGACAATTGAAACGCAAGAAAGGGGTAGGTTTAGGCCCTCTGATATACCCTCTCCTTTAAAAAACAATGGAAGTGTGAAACATTTCATTGGGCCCAAGTTTGTGGACATCTTAGCAAAGGAGTTGAATGACTTAAGAAACAACCAAGTTTCGAGCAGCCTAGTTTCAGGCAAGAGCAAGACGCAACCCAGTTTCGGGTGCTATTTTTCCAAATTGCTTAATTATTCTTATTAGGATTTGAACCCGATGGCATAGGTTCCTGGGCCTGCCCAAACATTGTGGAGGTCTAACGCGAAAAGGCCTTTATgttatcatttaaataatatttaattagtattttatataataattttaaaaaaaaattatttttttactttttaatatgatttttttttttgagaaaatgatgaagttacaataaattttactacaaactGATATTGTAACAGATTTAATGACATGAGGCTTACAAAAATATTagagatattataaaatttacaacatgGAAATTATAAAGATATtttaccaatcacaaaaattcattcaaaaatcCATTCAATAGTTTGTTAAAGTCTACCTATCATATTTATTGTCACATCAAATTATAAAGTTATGTAGACCACTATTCACCCTTGGCGCAGTGATAACTTCagaagtataagtgtttgtaagATGTAAGGGGCAAGTGTCGAGGTAAgacctatttatttaaattatgatCTTTTCTCTATCTTTAGCATTACTTAATTATTTGAGACTTcttaatagtgaaaaaaaaaaatttaactaaaattttttttaatgtctcccaaaagtatttattaaaaaaaaaaacaatttttcccCCAAATTTGGGGCCTTTCTCTAGTAGGGGCCTAAGCAATGGCCTAATTGGCCTAAGCCTAGGGCTGGCCCTGGTAGGTTCAAATcctacatagcatgatttggttCCTCTTAGGTCCTAATTACAATGAAATAACTTCCCTAGCTTGTATAGCAACTCGAAATTGACCTCTTGTAGGGATTAATAAAAGGGAGtggtaaaaaaaagttaagaaatattaattaattaaaaggtCCAACATCACTGTATTTGCAATGTAAGTATACAGTTACAAATAATTTAACCAAAGTAATTGGAATTAGACCTAGCACAATTCAAAATAGAAAAAcctcaaatcatttttttttaatagacatGTGCAAATTTTAACCTTTGGTATTTACTCAATGACCACTACTTTATTTTAATCTAGGGTGTTATTTCC of the Quercus robur chromosome 10, dhQueRobu3.1, whole genome shotgun sequence genome contains:
- the LOC126702926 gene encoding snakin-2-like, which produces MMALRVLFFLGALLFCFTMVSSDIKIEEELPLPSQLIVKDGNRRLMQEIDCGGLCKQRCSLHSRPNLCNRACGTCCVRCKCVPPGTAGNRELCGTCYTDMTTHGNKTKCP